A region from the Aegilops tauschii subsp. strangulata cultivar AL8/78 chromosome 5, Aet v6.0, whole genome shotgun sequence genome encodes:
- the LOC109774503 gene encoding uncharacterized protein, translating into MTRSHTPKSLAVLLRARMHPDSIPSPPPAPSPPASPEPDPSARPAAASSVRHWLHASIGAASPPPAALECFSDGYRSLDRGGRHEILRSLATDYDVPRARVRDLMRQYVSVSATGEGGGEQPGAEREEGGAASALYRMERGLRDALRPKYAGFLEAMNAQPGGLKLLAVIRADLLALLGEENAPVLRALDGYLKEKLVTWLSPAALALHQITWDDPASLLEKIVAYEAVHPIRNLIDLKRRLGVGRRCFGYFHPAIPGEPLIFIEVALLKDMATSIQEVLLDVPPIAECEAKCALFYSISSTQPGLSGINLGKFLLKRVIDMLRKDMPSVQIFATLSPIPGFMQWLLAKLASQIKLAETEMQEGNLIEGASSTFRESILFPEEEKMIHSAIDQINGKQGIELLQDILKSSQWVKSDKLSAALKSPLMRLCTRYLTREKIRGKALDAVANFHLQNGAMVERLNWMADQSEKGIEQSGGIMVNYLYRLENIEEYASSYSATGIIRTSPSLS; encoded by the exons ATGACCAGGAGCCACACCCCGAAATCCCTCGCCGTCCTGCTCCGTGCCAGGATGCACCCGGACTCtatcccctcgccgccgcccgctccGTCACCCCCCGCCAGCCCCGAGCCCGACCCCAGTGcccggcccgccgccgcctcctccgtccgccactgGCTCCACGCCTCAATCGGCGCGGCCTccccgcctcccgccgccctcgaGTGCTTCTCCGACGGGTACCGCTCCCTCGACCGAGGCGGCCGCCACGAGATCCTCCGATCCCTCGCCACAGACTACGACGTGCCCCGCGCGCGGGTTCGCGACCTCATGCGCCAGTACGTGAGCGTCTCTGCCACCGGGGAGGGTGGGGGCGAGCAGCCGGGggcggagagagaggagggcggcGCCGCATCGGCTTTGTACCGTATGGAGAGGGGGCTCCGGGACGCGCTCCGGCCCAAGTACGCCGGGTTCCTCGAGGCCATGAACGCGCAGCCTGGCGGGCTCAAGCTCCTGGCGGTCATCCGAGCCGATCTCCTCGCCTTGCTGGG GGAGGAGAATGCTCCAGTGCTGCGTGCATTGGATGGGTACTTGAAGGAGAAGCTCGTGACGTGGCTCAGCCCAGCGGCACTGGCACTCCACCAGATAACCTGGGATGATCCTGCCTCCTTGCTGGAGAAGATTGTGGCTTATGAA GCTGTGCATCCAATCAGGAATCTGATAGACTTGAAGAGAAGGCTGGGTGTGGGCCGACGTTGTTTTGGTTACTTCCATCCTGCGATACCAG GGGAGCCCCTGATTTTCATCGAAGTTGCTCTCCTCAAAGATATGGCCACATCTATACAG GAAGTTTTGTTGGATGTCCCTCCAATCGCTGAATGTGAAGCTAAATGTGCACTGTTTTACTCAATATCGTCAACCCAG CCAGGCTTATCAGGTATTAATCTGGGAAAGTTTCTACTCAAGCGTGTCATTGACATGTTGAGAAAAGATATGCCTTCCGTACAG ATTTTTGCTACTCTTAGCCCGATACCTGGTTTCATGCAATGGCTTCTCGCTAAGTTGGCCTCTCAAATAAAATTAGCAGAGACAGAGATGCAAGAGGGCAATTTGATAGAAGGTGCTAGTTCTACTTTCAGAGAATCCATCCTTTTCCCGGAGGAAGAGAAGATGATACACAGTGCCAT CGATCAAATCAACGgtaaacaaggaattgaactttTGCAAGATATACTGAAATCAAGTCAATGGGTAAAGTCTGACAAATTATCTGCTGCGCTGAAATCTCCTCTTATGCGTTTGTGTACAAG GTATCTTACCAGAGAGAAAATACGAGGAAAAGCTCTAGATGCTGTTGCTAATTTTCACTTGCAAAATGGAGCA ATGGTTGAGAGATTAAACTGGATGGCCGACCAATCCGAGAAGGGCATTGAACAAAGTGGAGGTATCATGGTCAATTATCTGTACAG GTTGGAGAATATAGAAGAATATGCATCGTCTTATTCGGCTACAGGGATTATCCGTACGTCACCTAGCCTCTCCTAA